In a genomic window of Salegentibacter salegens:
- a CDS encoding cold-shock protein yields the protein MEGTVKFFNESKGYGFITNDETGRDIFVHITGLDGESLNEGDKVEYVEVEGRKGVNAAEVRVIE from the coding sequence ATGGAAGGTACAGTTAAATTTTTCAATGAATCAAAAGGATACGGATTCATTACCAACGACGAAACAGGAAGAGACATCTTCGTACACATTACTGGTTTAGATGGCGAGAGCTTGAACGAAGGTGATAAAGTTGAGTACGTTGAAGTAGAAGGTAGAAAAGGAGTTAACGCTGCGGAAGTACGCGTTATAGAATAA
- a CDS encoding helix-turn-helix transcriptional regulator, which produces MYIESKLVEVNETLFSQDLSEEIDPNIIKEEIGIPSCSWLKAKSKIQFKKGLFIVESFFENEKNLTDIFSIRGEYIQISYLGKGDSHLVSLKDKKPIEMGRINCCYHCDTVTTIEMPANKPTHYQAIYLSKEYYLELLKNEAWVENNSFYKHIIQGDFQKWGTCKFPIDYNLYHILNEITKSDWNNDFKKYYLDLRLKELFLSLHFCQEEVCNGVIKGISKENLEKIRTAHAYLIENFKNPPTIKVLARKILLNELQLKKDFKKMYGKTIRSFIIELRMEKAKTLLGKHTVSEMAGILGYKSVPHFINTFKKCYGYTPKQGLNQ; this is translated from the coding sequence ATGTATATTGAGTCTAAATTAGTAGAGGTAAATGAAACCTTATTTTCCCAGGATCTTTCAGAAGAAATAGATCCAAATATTATTAAAGAGGAGATAGGTATTCCATCGTGTTCCTGGTTAAAAGCGAAAAGCAAAATTCAGTTTAAAAAGGGCTTGTTTATCGTGGAAAGCTTCTTTGAAAATGAGAAAAATCTTACAGATATCTTTAGTATTCGGGGGGAGTATATTCAAATATCTTATTTAGGGAAGGGAGATTCGCATTTAGTTTCTTTAAAGGACAAAAAACCTATTGAAATGGGCCGAATTAATTGTTGTTATCACTGCGATACTGTTACTACTATAGAGATGCCGGCAAATAAACCTACTCATTATCAGGCGATTTATTTGTCAAAAGAATATTACCTGGAATTATTAAAAAATGAGGCCTGGGTAGAAAATAATTCTTTTTATAAGCATATTATTCAGGGTGATTTCCAAAAATGGGGAACCTGTAAATTTCCCATAGATTATAATTTGTATCATATTTTAAATGAAATTACCAAAAGCGATTGGAATAACGATTTTAAGAAATATTATCTCGATCTAAGACTCAAAGAACTGTTTCTTTCATTACATTTTTGCCAGGAGGAAGTGTGTAATGGGGTAATAAAAGGGATTAGCAAGGAGAACCTTGAAAAAATAAGAACGGCTCACGCGTATTTGATTGAAAATTTTAAAAATCCGCCGACTATAAAAGTACTCGCCAGAAAAATTCTTTTAAATGAACTTCAGCTAAAGAAAGATTTTAAAAAGATGTATGGTAAAACAATTAGGAGTTTTATTATAGAACTGCGAATGGAAAAGGCTAAAACCTTATTAGGAAAACATACGGTAAGTGAAATGGCTGGAATATTGGGATATAAGAGCGTGCCCCATTTTATAAACACTTTTAAAAAGTGTTACGGCTATACCCCAAAACAGGGTTTAAATCAGTAA
- a CDS encoding TonB-dependent receptor plug domain-containing protein, translating into MEKKGFAVNVIETEEASIRNIQTNELLNTTVGVKIRQNGGLGSRAEYSLNGLSGSAVRIFIDGIPISTFGSSYNLNSIPPSMIERIEVYKGVVPGHLADDALGGAINIVLNNQSSENINASVSYGSFNTFQANVNGLYRFDKSGFTVKASAFHNYSDNDYEVSGRSVVVTGLGGQQTPITARRFNDAYRSTGGMVQVGYTDVTWADRFFVGFTGSDDYKEVQHGAFMTIMPYEGRFLESDASLANLTYQKRDLFTPGLEVNVTGYYGKRNRQVNDTVPWAYSWNGERAIDFRGNEYQYTWGSQQEGGPTLAKINRNVASIRTGLAYAINENHKVLANHVYSGIDREDSDELQSVLENTFLGTRDLHKNILSLTYELNAFNDRLKTNLFGKYYQQKTISVDPEIQRNPDGSRQIVDEVVNSNKKYEGYGFAASYELSPAITILASAEKAVRLPNETEIFGNDGDNVVANASINPEQSNNYNLGVKLGTFNFKKHQFNASTNLFTRNIKDRIGLPIETSLNVDEELILYVNQGSGTSKGIDAQLSYTYNNNFGLNFNISRFDLKIENRGVEIDVPNTPFFTMNGNLRYSIKSLIQKNSRLNLFYTMYFTDEFSYLVPQGSNTVGDDFFKVPRQFAQDIGLSYTFPGQNFVMSFDVKNIFDKPVYDNLSVQKPGRAFYLKLNYSINKF; encoded by the coding sequence ATGGAGAAAAAAGGTTTTGCGGTTAATGTAATTGAAACCGAAGAAGCGAGTATTAGAAATATTCAAACTAACGAATTACTAAACACAACCGTTGGGGTTAAAATTCGCCAGAATGGTGGTTTAGGCTCTCGTGCAGAATACAGTTTGAATGGATTATCGGGCAGCGCCGTACGCATTTTTATAGACGGAATTCCGATTTCCACATTTGGTTCTTCTTATAATTTAAACAGTATTCCGCCTTCAATGATCGAGCGAATTGAAGTCTACAAAGGCGTTGTTCCCGGCCATTTAGCCGACGATGCGCTTGGCGGCGCTATTAATATTGTGCTTAATAATCAATCGAGTGAAAATATTAACGCTTCCGTTTCTTACGGATCATTCAATACTTTTCAAGCCAATGTGAATGGGTTATACCGGTTCGATAAATCTGGTTTTACCGTAAAAGCTTCTGCTTTTCATAACTATTCTGACAACGATTACGAAGTTTCAGGCCGAAGTGTTGTAGTAACAGGTTTAGGTGGTCAACAAACCCCAATTACCGCAAGACGGTTTAATGACGCCTACAGGTCTACCGGAGGTATGGTTCAGGTAGGATATACCGATGTAACATGGGCCGACCGGTTTTTTGTAGGCTTTACAGGTTCTGATGATTATAAAGAAGTCCAACATGGCGCATTTATGACTATTATGCCATACGAAGGAAGATTTCTTGAATCAGACGCATCTCTAGCCAATTTAACTTACCAAAAGAGAGATTTATTTACTCCAGGATTAGAGGTGAATGTAACCGGATACTACGGGAAGCGCAATCGCCAGGTAAATGACACGGTACCATGGGCTTATAGCTGGAACGGCGAAAGGGCAATTGATTTTAGAGGTAATGAATATCAATATACCTGGGGATCACAGCAAGAGGGCGGCCCAACGCTTGCAAAAATCAACCGAAATGTTGCCTCCATTAGAACAGGTTTGGCCTACGCTATTAACGAAAATCACAAAGTCCTGGCAAACCATGTATATAGCGGAATTGATAGGGAAGACAGTGACGAATTACAATCGGTCTTAGAAAACACTTTCTTAGGAACTAGAGATTTACACAAGAATATACTTTCGCTAACCTATGAATTAAATGCTTTTAATGATAGGTTAAAAACTAATTTATTTGGGAAATATTATCAACAAAAAACAATAAGTGTAGATCCTGAAATTCAAAGAAATCCAGATGGAAGCAGGCAAATTGTAGATGAAGTAGTAAACAGCAACAAAAAATATGAAGGTTATGGTTTTGCAGCTTCCTACGAGCTTAGCCCCGCTATTACCATATTAGCCTCGGCCGAAAAAGCCGTACGCTTGCCCAACGAAACCGAAATTTTTGGTAACGATGGTGATAATGTTGTAGCCAACGCAAGCATTAATCCAGAGCAAAGTAACAATTATAATTTAGGGGTTAAACTAGGTACTTTTAACTTTAAGAAGCATCAATTTAATGCTTCAACCAATCTTTTTACAAGAAATATTAAAGATAGAATTGGTTTACCTATCGAAACTTCTTTAAATGTAGATGAAGAATTAATTCTTTACGTAAACCAGGGAAGCGGAACTTCAAAAGGTATAGACGCACAGTTAAGTTATACCTATAATAACAATTTCGGACTTAATTTCAACATATCCAGATTCGATTTAAAAATTGAAAATAGAGGTGTAGAAATAGATGTTCCCAACACACCATTTTTTACAATGAATGGCAACTTACGCTACTCAATCAAGAGTTTAATTCAGAAAAATTCCCGGCTAAACCTATTCTATACCATGTACTTTACCGATGAATTTTCATACCTGGTTCCGCAGGGATCCAATACCGTGGGAGACGATTTCTTTAAAGTACCCCGACAATTTGCACAAGATATTGGACTTAGCTACACCTTCCCAGGTCAAAATTTTGTAATGAGTTTTGATGTAAAAAACATTTTTGACAAGCCTGTTTACGACAACTTATCAGTACAAAAACCGGGAAGGGCTTTTTACCTAAAATTAAATTATTCAATCAATAAATTTTAA
- a CDS encoding PepSY-associated TM helix domain-containing protein produces MTKKKQKKKKYTFRKLLNDLHLWLGLGSGIILFLVCLSGTILTFETEIKSLFAEELKVDPGQGEVKAIESLQQNLESLGTVTGVTLSENGKKAYEFKVKTSPEDRRGTTFYVNQYTGDYQQLGENPADEFFFTMFRMHRWLLFDSAIGRPIVGIATIIFLFLSISGVVLWFPKKKIKWKTLKPGFKIKWSANWKRINHDLHNTFGFYSCLVLIVMTLTGLFWSFDWYKDLGSQVLGTQVFGGRGGPKVASEANADSKTLELAQIINISNQNLDYPGETSISFPQDENGFFSIRKYESGNWSPNTYDMLVIDRDGKILKKELFSEKPANVQVASLIKPIHTGEIFGTFSKIIYFLACLIATSLPITGTLIWLNKMKKKKK; encoded by the coding sequence ATGACAAAGAAAAAGCAAAAAAAGAAAAAATATACGTTTAGAAAATTACTGAACGATTTGCATTTATGGTTAGGGCTGGGCAGCGGAATTATTTTATTCCTTGTTTGCCTAAGCGGAACCATCTTAACATTCGAAACCGAAATAAAATCTCTTTTTGCTGAAGAATTAAAAGTAGACCCCGGGCAGGGAGAAGTAAAAGCTATTGAAAGCCTTCAACAAAACCTCGAGAGCTTAGGCACTGTTACAGGTGTTACACTATCTGAAAATGGTAAAAAGGCCTATGAGTTTAAGGTAAAAACTTCTCCGGAAGATAGACGCGGCACTACGTTTTATGTAAATCAATATACTGGCGACTATCAGCAGCTTGGTGAGAATCCCGCAGATGAATTCTTCTTTACCATGTTTAGAATGCACCGTTGGTTGTTATTCGATTCTGCTATTGGAAGACCAATTGTAGGAATTGCTACGATAATCTTTCTCTTTTTATCTATAAGTGGAGTCGTACTCTGGTTTCCGAAGAAAAAAATAAAGTGGAAAACTTTAAAACCTGGTTTTAAAATTAAATGGTCGGCCAACTGGAAAAGAATTAACCACGATCTACACAACACCTTTGGTTTTTATTCCTGTTTAGTATTAATTGTCATGACCCTCACCGGATTATTCTGGTCTTTTGATTGGTATAAAGACCTGGGTAGCCAGGTTTTGGGAACCCAGGTTTTTGGTGGTCGCGGCGGTCCCAAAGTTGCCTCAGAAGCTAATGCAGATTCTAAAACCCTGGAGCTTGCTCAAATTATTAATATTTCAAATCAAAATCTTGACTATCCCGGAGAAACTTCAATTTCGTTTCCGCAAGACGAAAATGGATTTTTTTCCATTAGGAAGTATGAATCTGGAAATTGGTCGCCCAATACTTACGATATGTTGGTTATAGATCGCGACGGTAAAATTCTTAAAAAGGAGCTTTTTTCAGAAAAACCGGCAAATGTACAAGTAGCTTCTTTGATCAAACCCATTCATACCGGGGAGATTTTTGGAACTTTTTCTAAAATAATTTATTTTCTCGCCTGCCTAATCGCAACCAGTTTACCAATTACCGGCACATTGATTTGGCTTAATAAAATGAAGAAAAAGAAGAAGTAA
- a CDS encoding NAD-dependent epimerase/dehydratase family protein — protein sequence MAGKILIIGACGQIGTELTLKLRDLYGNEKVVASDIREGNEDLMSSGPFEIADATDSSLIESIIDKHEVSEVYLMAAMLSATAEKAPMKAWNLNMDSLFHILNFAKDKKIEKVFWPSSIAVFGPTTPKDDTPQTTIMEPSTVYGISKQTGERWCEYFHDKYGVDVRSLRYPGIISYKTLPGGGTTDYAIEIFHEALKNKAYTSFLAENTGLPMMYMDDAIKATVDIMEAPAEKIKVRSSYNLSALSFTPKILAEAIQKEIPEFKIAYEPDFRQKIADSWPSSIDDSEARKDWQWEHDFDLQSLVKEMLNGVSEQLKTTK from the coding sequence ATGGCCGGGAAAATTTTAATTATTGGGGCTTGCGGGCAAATTGGAACCGAGTTAACGCTGAAATTACGCGATCTCTACGGAAATGAAAAAGTAGTTGCCAGTGATATTAGGGAAGGCAACGAAGACTTGATGAGTTCTGGACCTTTTGAAATTGCCGATGCCACCGATTCTTCTTTAATAGAATCGATTATTGATAAACACGAGGTTTCTGAAGTTTATCTTATGGCAGCCATGCTCAGCGCCACTGCAGAAAAAGCGCCGATGAAGGCCTGGAACTTAAATATGGATTCCCTTTTTCATATTTTAAATTTCGCAAAAGATAAAAAAATTGAAAAAGTATTCTGGCCTTCGAGTATTGCGGTTTTTGGTCCTACCACGCCCAAAGATGATACGCCACAAACCACCATTATGGAACCTTCTACCGTTTACGGAATTAGTAAACAAACCGGTGAAAGATGGTGCGAATATTTTCACGATAAATATGGCGTAGATGTAAGAAGCTTGCGCTACCCCGGTATTATAAGTTACAAAACCCTTCCCGGCGGCGGAACTACAGATTATGCGATTGAGATTTTTCACGAAGCACTAAAAAATAAAGCCTACACTTCATTTTTAGCCGAAAATACCGGCCTCCCAATGATGTATATGGACGATGCGATTAAAGCTACCGTAGATATTATGGAAGCGCCTGCAGAAAAAATAAAAGTGCGGTCTTCTTACAATCTTTCAGCATTGAGTTTTACTCCAAAAATTCTTGCTGAAGCTATCCAAAAGGAAATTCCGGAGTTTAAAATTGCTTATGAACCAGATTTTAGACAAAAAATTGCAGATTCCTGGCCTTCGAGTATAGATGATTCTGAAGCTAGAAAAGATTGGCAATGGGAACACGATTTTGATCTGCAAAGCCTGGTTAAGGAAATGCTCAATGGCGTATCTGAACAATTAAAAACCACGAAATAA
- a CDS encoding nuclear transport factor 2 family protein, protein MKKFITLLFLIFSLNITAQEKSKIDKVLTEWHMAAAEANFEKYFRLMTRDGVFIGTDASENWQNDDFREFSKPYFDRGNAWSFTSLERNIYTQKNSKTAWFDELLNTQMGICRGSGVLQKTEDGWKIAHYVLSITVPNENVEKVTQLKKEYDQKLINQID, encoded by the coding sequence ATGAAAAAATTTATTACACTGCTTTTCTTGATTTTCAGTTTAAATATAACTGCGCAGGAAAAATCTAAAATCGATAAGGTTTTAACCGAATGGCACATGGCCGCAGCCGAAGCCAACTTTGAGAAATATTTTAGGTTAATGACCAGAGACGGTGTTTTTATAGGAACAGATGCTTCTGAAAACTGGCAAAATGATGATTTCCGTGAATTTTCAAAACCTTATTTTGATCGTGGGAATGCCTGGAGTTTCACAAGCTTGGAACGAAATATTTATACGCAAAAAAATAGCAAAACCGCCTGGTTTGATGAATTGCTGAATACACAAATGGGAATTTGTCGTGGCTCTGGAGTACTACAAAAAACCGAAGACGGTTGGAAAATTGCGCATTATGTGCTTTCCATAACTGTCCCCAACGAAAATGTGGAAAAAGTAACACAGTTAAAAAAAGAATACGATCAAAAATTGATAAACCAAATTGATTAA
- a CDS encoding M13 family metallopeptidase: MKKITNVLFLSILGAASITSCQNDDKESKEKEEVHGINLAYMDTTVTPQEDFFRYVNGKWVDSTEIPSDQTTWGSFMELRERTDEDAMAILEGASANDSLDPASDQAKAVYLYKTIMDTVARNEKGVEPVKPYLAKVDSIENKEDLQEFLTEMQQYGGAGFFSFGVRADAKNSNMNAAYLYPAGLGLPDRDYYVADDSDSKEKREKYEAHITRMLQYIDYSEEEAANAAERILAFETNLAEPQLDKVERRDARNTYNPKTVAELKNMVSAIDWDAYFEEIGATNLDTIIVSQPNYMESLQDVFAKNSVKDWKDYLKWSIFNDAASTLSTDIETANWEFYSKTLQGAQEQRPRKERALQTVNGTLGEALGKLYVDEHFPAEAKEKAQEMISNLVKAYENRINNLSWMSEDTKEKAKEKLGTTTIKVGYPDEWKDYSDLEIVNVEDGGSYFQNMMNSSKWRVADNMSDLGQPVDKTEWFMPPQTVNAYYNPSYNEIVFPAAILQPPFYDYRADAAVNYGGIGAVIGHEISHGFDDSGSRFDAEGNLNNWWTDEDLKQFEALGKDLANQYSDIEVLDSVYINGQFTLGENIGDLGGVNAAYDGLQIHLEEHGNPGKIDGYTPEQRFFMSWATVWRTKMRDEALKNRIKTDPHSPGMYRAYVPLQNIDAFYSTFDIQEGDKMYVAPEDRVKIW, encoded by the coding sequence ATGAAAAAAATAACGAATGTGCTCTTTTTATCGATTTTGGGAGCTGCAAGCATTACAAGTTGCCAAAACGACGATAAAGAAAGTAAAGAAAAAGAAGAGGTTCACGGTATTAACCTCGCCTATATGGATACTACCGTTACTCCCCAGGAAGATTTCTTTAGATATGTAAACGGGAAATGGGTAGATTCTACCGAAATCCCTTCAGACCAGACTACCTGGGGAAGTTTTATGGAATTGCGCGAACGTACCGATGAGGATGCGATGGCGATTCTAGAAGGTGCTTCTGCCAACGATAGTTTAGACCCGGCAAGCGACCAGGCCAAAGCGGTTTACCTTTACAAAACAATTATGGATACCGTTGCCCGAAATGAAAAAGGTGTGGAACCGGTAAAACCATATTTGGCAAAGGTAGATTCTATCGAGAATAAAGAAGACCTTCAGGAATTCCTTACTGAAATGCAACAATACGGCGGTGCGGGATTTTTCTCTTTCGGGGTTCGTGCAGATGCTAAAAACAGCAATATGAATGCTGCTTACCTTTATCCTGCAGGATTGGGTTTACCAGATCGTGATTACTACGTTGCAGATGATTCAGATTCAAAAGAAAAGAGAGAAAAATATGAAGCGCATATCACCAGGATGCTTCAGTATATTGATTACTCTGAAGAAGAAGCTGCAAATGCTGCAGAGCGTATTCTTGCTTTTGAAACTAACCTGGCAGAACCTCAATTGGATAAGGTTGAGCGTCGTGATGCCCGTAATACCTATAACCCTAAAACTGTAGCCGAACTTAAAAATATGGTTTCAGCGATAGACTGGGATGCTTATTTTGAAGAAATTGGCGCTACAAATCTTGATACCATTATTGTTTCTCAACCAAATTATATGGAATCCCTTCAGGATGTTTTTGCTAAAAATTCGGTTAAAGATTGGAAAGATTACTTAAAATGGAGCATTTTTAATGATGCAGCCAGCACACTTTCTACAGATATTGAAACTGCAAACTGGGAGTTTTACAGCAAAACTTTACAAGGGGCACAAGAGCAACGTCCAAGAAAAGAACGCGCTTTACAAACTGTAAACGGTACTTTAGGAGAAGCACTGGGTAAATTATATGTAGACGAACATTTCCCGGCTGAGGCTAAAGAAAAAGCTCAGGAAATGATTTCCAACCTGGTTAAAGCTTATGAGAATAGAATAAATAATCTTAGCTGGATGAGTGAAGACACCAAAGAAAAAGCTAAGGAAAAATTAGGCACTACAACTATTAAAGTTGGTTATCCAGATGAGTGGAAAGATTACAGCGATCTTGAAATTGTAAATGTTGAAGATGGCGGATCTTATTTTCAGAATATGATGAACTCCAGCAAATGGAGAGTTGCCGATAATATGAGCGATCTTGGCCAGCCGGTAGACAAAACCGAATGGTTTATGCCTCCACAAACTGTTAATGCTTATTACAACCCAAGCTATAACGAAATTGTATTCCCTGCGGCTATTCTTCAACCTCCATTCTACGATTATAGAGCTGATGCTGCTGTAAATTACGGCGGAATTGGCGCGGTAATTGGTCACGAAATCTCGCACGGATTTGATGATAGTGGATCTCGTTTTGATGCTGAAGGAAACCTTAATAACTGGTGGACAGACGAAGACCTAAAACAATTTGAAGCACTTGGAAAAGACCTTGCTAACCAATATAGCGACATTGAAGTATTGGATAGCGTTTACATAAACGGTCAATTTACTTTAGGTGAAAATATTGGTGATCTTGGTGGTGTAAATGCTGCTTACGATGGTCTTCAAATTCATCTTGAAGAACATGGAAACCCGGGTAAAATAGATGGTTATACACCAGAACAACGTTTCTTTATGTCCTGGGCAACTGTATGGAGAACAAAAATGCGTGATGAAGCCTTGAAAAACAGAATCAAGACCGATCCTCATTCTCCAGGTATGTACAGAGCTTATGTACCGCTTCAAAATATCGATGCTTTTTATAGCACTTTTGATATTCAGGAAGGTGATAAAATGTATGTTGCTCCTGAAGATCGAGTAAAAATCTGGTAA
- a CDS encoding YraN family protein, translated as MAQHNALGELGERLALEYLLKQDYEILAKNYVYNKAEIDILARKHNTLVVVEVKTRSTPDFGDPQSFVKPKQIRQLVKAADFFLNDNQLDLEVRFDIVAIIKNKAGIQVEHLEDAFLHFE; from the coding sequence ATGGCTCAGCATAATGCTTTAGGGGAATTGGGTGAACGCCTCGCTTTAGAATACCTTTTAAAACAAGATTATGAAATTCTGGCTAAAAATTATGTTTATAACAAAGCGGAAATAGACATTTTAGCCCGGAAACATAACACTTTGGTAGTAGTAGAAGTTAAAACAAGAAGCACACCCGATTTTGGGGACCCACAAAGTTTTGTAAAGCCTAAACAAATTCGGCAGCTTGTAAAGGCTGCCGATTTCTTTTTAAATGATAATCAGTTGGACCTGGAAGTAAGATTTGATATTGTTGCGATCATAAAAAATAAAGCAGGAATACAGGTAGAGCATCTCGAAGACGCTTTTTTACATTTCGAGTGA
- the metG gene encoding methionine--tRNA ligase, producing the protein MNNTPQRYTITAALPYTNGPIHIGHLAGVYVPADIYARYLRMQGNDVAFVCGSDEHGVPITIKAKKEGVTPQDIVDKYDGIIRKSFEDFGVSFNNYSRTSAKVHHDTASAFFKKMYEDGKFIEETTQQLYDEKAGQFLADRFVTGTCPKCGNEEAYGDQCESCGTSLNATDLINPKSAITGEVPTLKETRHWFLPLDQYQQWLDEWIVKGHAHDWKSNVHGQVKSWLNDGLRARAVTRDLDWGIPVPVEGGDGKVLYVWFDAPIGYISSTKEWAEREGKDWEPYWKDENTKLVHFIGKDNIVFHCIIFPVMLKAHGEYILPENVPANEFLNLEGRKLSTSKNWAVWLHEYLEEFPNQQDVLRYVLTANAPEAKDNDFTWKDFQARNNNELVAVFGNFINRVVVLTNKYYSGIVPEPNDYSEVDEQTIVELKAYPAVIASSIEKYRFREAQGELMNLARLGNKYLADEEPWKLIKTDEERVKTIMYVALQIASALATLTEPFLPFSSAKLQKMLNFTDAENKLSGEEYSQWNKIATRDSLLPGGHQIGKAELLFSKIEDEQIQQQLEKLEATKTANAAEDKAVEPQKETATFEDFTKMDLRVGTIIEAHKMPKTKKLMVIKVDTGLDKRTVVSGIAEHYKAEEIIGKKVTVLANLAPRKLRGVESEGMILMTENSAGKLVFVNPDEDGVEPGTTIN; encoded by the coding sequence ATGAATAATACTCCACAGCGATACACTATTACCGCAGCATTACCATACACCAACGGCCCCATACATATTGGCCATCTTGCCGGTGTTTATGTTCCAGCCGATATTTATGCCCGTTATTTACGAATGCAGGGCAATGATGTGGCTTTTGTTTGCGGAAGTGATGAGCACGGAGTGCCTATTACCATAAAAGCAAAGAAAGAAGGCGTTACGCCGCAGGATATCGTAGATAAATACGACGGAATTATCAGAAAATCTTTCGAAGATTTTGGCGTTTCTTTTAATAATTACTCAAGAACTTCAGCCAAAGTACATCACGACACCGCTTCGGCATTTTTCAAAAAGATGTATGAAGATGGGAAGTTTATTGAAGAGACTACGCAACAACTTTACGACGAAAAAGCAGGACAATTCCTGGCCGATAGGTTTGTAACCGGAACCTGCCCAAAATGCGGAAACGAAGAGGCCTATGGTGACCAGTGTGAAAGCTGCGGAACTTCGCTAAACGCAACAGATCTTATTAATCCAAAATCGGCGATTACCGGCGAAGTACCCACTTTAAAAGAAACCCGCCACTGGTTTTTACCACTAGACCAATACCAGCAATGGCTGGATGAGTGGATCGTAAAAGGCCACGCCCACGACTGGAAAAGCAATGTACACGGGCAGGTAAAATCCTGGTTAAATGATGGTTTGCGCGCAAGAGCCGTAACCCGCGATTTAGACTGGGGAATTCCTGTTCCTGTTGAAGGTGGCGATGGCAAAGTGCTTTACGTTTGGTTTGATGCACCAATTGGTTACATTTCTTCTACTAAAGAATGGGCCGAGCGCGAAGGCAAAGACTGGGAGCCATACTGGAAAGATGAAAACACCAAGCTGGTACACTTTATAGGAAAAGACAATATTGTATTTCATTGTATTATTTTCCCCGTGATGCTTAAAGCGCACGGTGAATATATTCTCCCAGAGAATGTTCCGGCAAACGAATTTCTCAATTTGGAAGGCAGAAAACTTTCTACCTCCAAAAACTGGGCAGTTTGGTTACACGAATATCTTGAGGAATTTCCAAATCAGCAGGATGTTTTGCGTTATGTATTAACCGCAAATGCACCTGAAGCGAAAGACAACGATTTTACCTGGAAAGATTTCCAGGCCAGGAATAATAACGAGTTAGTGGCCGTTTTCGGAAACTTTATCAACCGTGTAGTTGTACTTACCAATAAATATTACTCCGGAATTGTTCCAGAACCGAATGATTATTCTGAAGTTGACGAGCAAACCATTGTTGAACTTAAAGCTTATCCCGCGGTTATTGCAAGTTCTATTGAAAAATACCGTTTCCGCGAAGCACAGGGCGAATTGATGAATTTGGCTCGTTTAGGAAACAAATATTTAGCAGATGAAGAACCCTGGAAACTTATAAAAACTGATGAGGAAAGGGTGAAAACCATAATGTATGTGGCTTTACAAATCGCTTCGGCTTTGGCAACCTTAACCGAACCGTTTTTGCCCTTTTCTTCAGCAAAACTTCAAAAAATGCTGAATTTTACCGATGCTGAAAACAAACTTTCTGGGGAAGAGTATTCGCAATGGAATAAAATCGCAACCCGAGATTCTTTACTTCCGGGAGGCCATCAAATAGGCAAAGCCGAATTGCTTTTCAGCAAGATTGAAGATGAGCAAATTCAGCAGCAATTAGAGAAACTGGAAGCTACTAAAACAGCCAATGCTGCCGAGGATAAAGCAGTAGAACCACAAAAGGAAACCGCTACTTTTGAAGATTTCACCAAAATGGATTTACGCGTGGGAACTATTATTGAAGCCCACAAGATGCCCAAAACGAAAAAATTAATGGTGATCAAAGTAGATACCGGTTTAGATAAAAGAACTGTAGTTTCGGGCATTGCAGAGCATTACAAAGCCGAAGAAATTATTGGTAAAAAAGTTACTGTTTTAGCCAATTTAGCCCCACGAAAACTGCGCGGTGTAGAAAGCGAGGGAATGATCTTAATGACAGAGAATTCAGCTGGAAAACTGGTTTTTGTAAATCCAGATGAAGATGGTGTAGAACCCGGGACTACGATAAATTAG